From Prosthecobacter vanneervenii:
AGGTCTTCCATTCCGAGCCGGACGGTTTCAACATCAATGAGGAGTGCGGCTGCACGCATTCTGAAGAGATCGAGCGCATCGTGCGCCAGTGCCAGGCGGAGGCGGGGATCGCGCATGATGGTGATGCCGACCGCGGGGCGCTGTGCGACGAGCTGGCCATCGCGCTGGATGGCGATGAGCTCATGGCCATCGCCGCCGAGTCCATGCTGCGCAAAGGCACTCTGAAGCATAACACGCTGGCCGTGACGGTGATGAGCAACTACGGGCTGGATGATCTCGTGTCCCGCCTTGGCGGTCGCGTGATCCGCACCGGAGTAGGCGACCGGTACGTGCTGGAAGAAATGCATGCACGTGGGTTGAACTTTGGCGGCGAGCAGAGCGGGCACATCATCTTTGGTGACTGGGCCACCACCGGCGACGGACTGATCTCCGGCCTGCAGGTGCTGCGAATCATGAAGGAAACCGGCGAGCCGCTGAGCGAGCTGCGCAAGTGCCTGAAAAAATTCCCGCAGTGCGCGCGCAACCTGCGCGTGCGTGCCAAGCCGCCGGTGGACCAGCTGGTGGAAGCACAGAAGATCATCAAGGAAACGGAGAAGAAACTCGGTGACTATGGCCGCGTGCTGCTGCGCTACTCCGGCACGGAGTCACTGATCCGCCTGCTGGTGGAAGGACGAGACGTGGAATATCTCGAAGCGCAGGCAGACAAAATCGCGTCCGCAGTGCTGGCGCAGATCGGGTAAACCTTTCAGCGATGAAGAGCCATTTTCATCCGGCATTAGCCCTTGGCGCTTGCATCATCATCGGGTGCGGCGTTGTCACCATGGGTTTTGCCAGGGAGTCAGGCCAGATTGTTGCATTTTTGGCTATCGCCTTTGGCGGGTGGCTGCTCAAGCAGGTCATGGAGAGTGCAAACAAGGAATGAGCGTGAGCCATTATTTCATTACCGGAACTGATACGGACGCAGGCAAGACCTATGTCACCTGCCTGCTGCTGGAGGCGCTGAAGCGTGAAGGCAAGCGGGTGACGGGATTCAAGCCGTTTGTCTGTGGCCAGCGTGATGACGCCATTCATCTGGCCAATGCCGGCAGCGGTGGGCTGACGGTGGACGAGGTGAATCCGGTGTGGTTCAAGGTGCCTGCGGCTCCGTATGCGGCGGCACTGATGGAGAACCGGAGGTTTGAGCTGAACGACGTCATCGAGCGGTTTCAGGAGATCGCGCAACGGCACGAGCATGTGCTGGTGGAGGGTGCGGGAGGCTGGGAGGTGCCGCTGAATGAGTTTTCGACGATGGCGGACTTTGCGCAGCGGCTGGCGCTGCCGGTGATCGTGGTGGTGAACAACAAACTGGGCTGCCTGAACCACACGATCTTAACTGTGCGCAACATCCAGGCCCGGGGCATGACCTGCGCCGGGGTGATCCTGAACTATGTGCAGGAGGAACGCGACGCGGCGAGCATCAGCAACCGGATGGTGCTGGAGCATTTTCTTGATGTGCCGGTGCTGGCGGAAGTGATGCACGGAGAGACGGAGATCGAGTGGCCGCTGTAGGTGTCAGCGGTGAGATTGAAACACAGTTGAGCAGGCGTCCTCTGTGCATAGCTTCCTTCTACATGAAAGCGACCATTGTCGTCCTCTTTTTGTCCGCGCTCAACATGACCGCCAAGTCTCAGGACAAGGCCGCGCTGAACGAGGCAATCTCGGTGTTTAACGAAATTGACGCCCACTTCAAAGATTGGACGCATTACTCCTATGGCGCTGATAATCTCGAAGGAGGGAGATCATACCAGAATCAGGTTTGGAAACACGATAGTGATGCAGGTTTTGTGAAAGTGGAGATGCTCAACGTCAACGAGCACGGCGAGACCAAGGTACAGTACTATTTGAAGGGCGACCGCTTGTTCTTCACGCTGGACCGCTCGGAAACGACGCTGACGATGCCCAATGCGCCGACGGATGTCGTGGAGAAGCGCTGCTACTTTGCAAACAATCAGCTCATTCGGCAGTTGGAAAAAACGGCGCAGTTTCCCGAAGGCGCGCCCATGGACACCAAGGGCTTCAAAAACCGCGAACTGTCCTTGAATGCTGACAAGACTGCCGCTGAAACCTACATGGCCCAGCACGCGCTGGCCGCCTCTGTCATCGAGCGCGCTCGAAAAATCCAGGAAGAGCAGCAGCAGCAGCCAGCGGATGCGCCTGCGGCCTTATCAGCCGCCAGCATGGCGGGTGAAGGCTGGCGGCTGATCGCAGGATCAGTGTCGCGCGATGGCAACTATGCCCTCGCCTGGGGCCTCAAAGGAAAAAAGGAGATCACCGGCGAAGCTGAAGAAGACGGTGCCTTATCAGCCGACCCCGGTGACCCGGATCTTGTAAATTACGTCGTCGATCTTCACACCAAGGCGATCGTGGGTACTCTTCAAGGCAGGCACTTTGGTGACAGACAGCGCTATAACCACATAACCAATGAGACCGAATGGTCGAGTGACTCCATGTATGTCGCCCAGGTGTGCAGTTTCAAGTGGCACACGAGCAGCGCCTTCGTCTATGATCTGCAGAGCGGTAATGCGGTGTCTCGTGGAACTGATCTGATTGCTCCGGCCGCTTCTGCAGCCCTCAAGAAACTGCAAGGCAGCCCCCAGCTAAAAAAGTTCAAGCCTGATGAATTCGCCATCAAATTGAACGAAGTGCGCATCATGCAGCGTGCGTCTGCTTACGTGCTGATGGTGAATGTGCTGGGCGAAGTGCCCAAGAAAGTTGATGATGACGCCTTTTTTAAGTGCACAATCTCCTTCAGTCTGACCTCGGGCGAGAACAACGCTTTGCTAGGGCTCAAATGGTTGAGCACGGAACTGCTCGCGGATTGAGGGCGAGTTTTGTCCCGACCTTCGATTCAAGCTGCCCGAATAGTTTGTCTTGCGACGAACACAACGAGAATGCCGACCAAAATTCCCAGAGCCATGGAGGGCGGGATGTCGCTGGGCCAGTGGGCACCGCAGTAGATACGAGAGTACGCCACGGCTGCCGCCAGCAGGTATGTGATGATGCCTGCGCGGCGATAAAAGGAGGCGATGACCGTGGCCACGGCGAAGAGATTGACGGTGTGGCTGGAGGGGAAGGACTTGCCACGGGTGGCACCGTTGGGCTCGCTGGGTTTGACCACGGGAGGCTGGAAGAGGCGCATGAAGGCGGGGGAGCCGTGGCCGAGATCCCGGATGATGACATCGGACCGGGCATCGCGAGGGCGAACGCGGCCGATGGTTTTTTTGAGCGTGTTGGAGATCACGCCATCGCCCAGGCCGATGGCGATGCCTGCGCACAGCAGCATGGTGCGTGCGCGCCTGCCGCCACGCCATGCCGTGAGCAACGCGGCCACGATGATGAGCGGCAGCCAGGCCTCGATGGCGGAGAGAGCGGGCATGAGCCAGTCGAGCGCCGGATGAGACCAGGCGGAGTTGATCTGATGGAGCAGGCTGAGATCCCAGGAACTCATTGCGGGCGAACGGGTTTCCAAGCTCTCAGATTGTGCCCGAGATAGACGGTGAACTCCATCACCCGCCTGCCCAGCGGAATGCGGATGCTGCCGCGCTTTTCCAGCTTTTCAAAGGCCTCGGTGAATTCGGTGCTTTGCAGCAAAGCCGGATTGGGGCCGGGCTCCAGAATGAGGGCGTCTGAACCGATGCGCTCCTCGGGCCCCGGCCAGATCTCGTACTGAGACTGCACGGTGCCGCTGGGCTCCCAGCGGTAAACGCGTGGGTGGGAAGGCATGTAGAAAGCCATCTCTGCGGCATTGTAGCGATGGCTGAGCGCCATGACGAAGGTGTTCTTTTTGTCAGGCACCTGATCGAGAAACTTCTGCGCCTCGATGCCTGCTTCATTCCAGCCGCGCAGGCTGGCGAGCTTGTCGATTCCCTTCAGGTCTGTGCTGAAAATGATGACGAGGGCGAGATGCACGATGAGTACGAGCGTGCCGCCCACGCGCAGAGACCAGCGCTCCCAGCCGGGATGGGCCTTGAATGGAGAAACGCCGCGCAGCCAGACCGCTGCGAGGATGAAGGCGGGGACGAAGAAGACAGCGGGCCAGTTGGGATTGATGCGCTGACGCAGGGCCAGCAGGGCAAAGCAGGCCAGCCCGGGGACGGCGGCCAGCGCGATGTAGGTGAGCTGGCGGGAGAGATCCTTGCGCAGCTTTACCACCGCGATCATGGCCGCCACCATGGCTGCGAATGTGACCGGGGTGTAGATGAGTGCCTGCAGGCCCACGTTTTCCAGGGTGCGGCTGAGCCAGCCGAGGAAGTCCAGCTTGGCAGCGTCAAAGTGGTGTTTGGTATGCTCAAGGGTGATCCAGCCGTGGCTTTGATTCCAGCGCAGCACGGGGATGATGGAGGACATGCCAAGGAGGATGGCGAGCCACATGCGGGGATTGCGCAGCAGGGCGCGGTCTTCGCGGGAGACGATGCCGAAGAAGATCATGAGGGCCGGGAAGACCAGCATCATCTGCTTGCTCAGGGTGCCCAGACCGATGACCAGGGTGAGTGCGAGCCAGCGGATGTTGCAGGAGGGTTTTTGTGCGGCGAGCCAGAAGAGAAGCAGGCCCAGCGTCCAGCAGAGGAGCAGGGGGGCATCGATGGTGAGCAGCAGGTTCAGGCCGGCATTGGCGATGGTGAGCAACACCAGGACAGCGGTGAGGAAGGCCGTGCGTGCGTCTGTGAGCAGCAGCGCCATGCGGTGGATGATGACCAGCGTGACCGTGCCAAGCAGCAGCGCTGAGAAGCGGATGCCCCATTCCTCATTGCCGGTGAGCCAGCCGATGACGCCCATCATCCAGCCGATCATGGGCGGCTTGCTGTAATAACACCAATCCGGCCTGCGGCCCCAGTCCCAATAGTAGGCCTCGTCCCCGGCGAGGTCGGCTCCATTGACAAAAAGCAGCATGACGCCGACACGCGCGACGAATACGGCGGCCAGCAGCCACCAGAAGCGTTGGGTCCATGTCGGGGAGTCAGATGCGGGAGTCTCAGCCATGCAGGTGCACGATAGCGACGACTGCGTGAGGAGAAAAGGGAATCCAGCGGGGAGAGCTTGTTTCTTGACGATGAGTGAAGAGCTTGCGCCCTGCGGCTGCGCTGGCACCATGACTGCTCGAAATGACGGACCCCACGGCGCAATCTGAAATCGACTGGCTCTACAGCACGCAGCTCTTTGGCATCAAACTGGGGCTGGAAAACGTGCAGCGGCTGCTGCGGGAACTGGGATTGCCCAAGGCGGGGCAGAAATTCATCCATGTGGCGGGGACGAACGGGAAGGGCTCCACCTGCGCCTTCATGCATTCGATTTTAAAGGCGGCAGGGATCAACGCAGGTCTTTTCACCTCGCCGCATTTGATCCATTTTGGGGAGCGGATTCGTGATGCGGAGCGGATGATTACGCCGACAGAAATTGCGGCAGGGGTGAACCGGCTGCGTGAACAAGTGGCAGGCTGGGATCCGCATCCCACCTTCTTTGAGCTGACGCTGGCGCTGGCGCTGGAGTGGTTTGCGCAGCAGGACTGCCCGTGGGTGGTGCTGGAGACGGGGCTGGGCGGGCGGCTGGATGCGACGAATGCCATCACGCCCGAGGTTAGTGTAATCACACCGATCGGCTGGGATCACATGGACATGCTGGGGGACACGCTGGGCAAGATCGCGGCGGAGAAGGCGGGGATCATCAAGCCGGGAGTGCCGGTGGTGACTATGGTGCAGGAACCGGAGGCGATGGAGGTGATCAAGCGCACGGCTGCCGAGCGTAGGGCGGCTTTGACGGTGATCGACGAGCCGTGGGCAGGGGAGACGGGGCTGGCGGGGCCGCACCAGCGGTGGAATGCAGCAATGGCTGTGGCAGCGCTGCGTGCTGAGGGGTTTGATTTGGATGAGGCGGTGATCGCGCGAGGTTTGCGCAAGGTGCAGTGGCCTGCGCGGTTTCAGAAGGTCGGCGGCTGCATCATTGATGGTGCGCACAATCATGATTCAGCCCGTGTGCTGGTGCAGACGTGGCAGGAACAGTTTCCGGAGGAGCGGGCCGAGATCATCTTTGGCGCGGTGGCCGGCAAAGACACGGCTGCGGTGATGAGGGAGCTGGCGCCGATTGCTGGGAGCTGGCGTTTCACAGGCTTTGAGTCGCCGCGTGCGCTGCCGCCGGAGAAGCTGGGTGAAATCTGGGACGGGCTGAGGATGGGTGAACATCCTGTGACAAAGCACGCGGGCATTGCCGATGCTTTGCGTGGAATGAAGCCGGGTGCGCGAGTGCTGATTGCGGGCTCGCTTTATCTGGCGGGCGAGGCGCTGGCGCTGTTGGAGGACAAGGCGGCTGCGTTTGAGAAGAGTGCGCAGTGAGGAGAGGCAGACTGGGGTGGCGCTATTCCTCTGCGGCCACGGCTTTGATCTTGTAGCCGTTTTCGTTTTTCTCGAGCTTCATGAGGCCGCGCTCGGCCACGGCCTCCAGCAGGGCGCTGAAGGTGCTGAAGCCGTAGAAGCGCTCGTCAAACTGGGGCTGGAGGCGGCGGATGGCCTGCTTGACGGGGCCCGCCCAGACGGTGTCGCTGCCACTGCGGCCCAGCATGGCCTCCACGGTCTCCACCACGATCTGGATGGCCTTTTCGGGGTCGCCACCGGCTTTCTTTTCCGGAGAGTGATGCTGTGGTTTGGCAGAGGAGGATGCCTGCTTGGCACGAGCGAGGCGTTTGCGGGTCTTTTCCTCCTCGCGCACGAGGTCGTCGTAAAAGATGAACTCGTCGCAGTTGTCGATGAAGAGGCTGCTGGTGCTCTGTTTTACGCCGACACCGATGACGGTCTTGTTGTTCTCGCGCAGCTTGCTGACGAGAGGGGAGAAATCGGAGTCGCCGCTGACGATGGCGAAGGTGTCCACGTGGGGCTTGGTGTAGCAGAGATCGAGGGCGTCCACGACCATGCGGATGTCTGCGGAGTTTTTGCCGCTTTGGCGGACATGGGGGATCTCGATGAGCTCGAAGGAGGCCTCGTGCATGGCGGCCTTGAAGCTCTTGTAGCGGTCCCAGTCGCAGTAGGCCTTCTTGACGACGGTGCTGCCTTTGAGCAGGAGGCGGTCGAGGACCTTGCTCATGTCAAACTTGTCATACTGCGCATCCTTCACGCCGATGGCCAAGTTTTCAAAGTCGCAGAAAACGGCGATGGTGTGCGTGCGGTCGGGATGAGCTGCCATGATGAGGAATGGTCCGTCCATGCAGGCGGATGGTCAACCAGTGTCTTGTCAACGGTCGCAGCATGTTGCGCAAAGGATTGACACTGGCTGTGCTTTTCCGCTTCGATGCGCGGATGGATTCGAAATGGCAGATTTTTCTTTGTACAGCGGCAGGCATGGCGCTGCTGACCACGGTGGTGCTGCATCTGGCGCTGATACCCTGGCGGCGGAGTGCGGGCTGCCACTGGACGGAGCGTGCGCGGCTGCTCTGGCCTGCGCGGCGGGTGTCTGTGGCGCTCGTGTTTGCCAGCAGTCTGTCGGGCGGCTTTTTGGGAGGGGTGGACTGCGTCAGCGGGCTGGTGAACTCCTACTCCGTGGTGGGACTTGTGTGCGGCTTTCTGGCGGGCACGTTTTTTTTCACGCGCGCGATCGAGCCGCGCTACCGCTTCCTCACCTGGCTGAATGAGACGTTCTGGACGGCGCTGGTGCAGTTTGGCATCTACGGCATCCTGCTCGGGCTGATGTGGTCGATGCCGAACGTTGTCGGACCTGCTGAATGGCTGCGCTTTGCCGTGGGGCTGGTGGGGGTGCTGGTCATCGCCACCGGCGTGTGGCTGCCGCTGCTGAAGCTCTTTCCGCACAAGCGGAAGCCGGAGGAGGATCGGCTGGAGGCCATTGTGAAGGAAGTCGCCGCACAGACGGGGCTGACACCGCGGTGGACTTTTTTCAGCAAGTCGCCCAAGGCCTTTGCTGGTGCGCTGGTG
This genomic window contains:
- the bioD gene encoding dethiobiotin synthase, encoding MSVSHYFITGTDTDAGKTYVTCLLLEALKREGKRVTGFKPFVCGQRDDAIHLANAGSGGLTVDEVNPVWFKVPAAPYAAALMENRRFELNDVIERFQEIAQRHEHVLVEGAGGWEVPLNEFSTMADFAQRLALPVIVVVNNKLGCLNHTILTVRNIQARGMTCAGVILNYVQEERDAASISNRMVLEHFLDVPVLAEVMHGETEIEWPL
- the glmM gene encoding phosphoglucosamine mutase, whose product is MSEKRQFFGTDGVRAVANRHPMTPEFVMRLAQAAAVVLGGKGEGGERPKAVVGRDTRASGEMLESAIAAGLNSAGVDVILAGQLPTPAVAMLSEQLGANFGIIVSASHNPFTDNGVKFVHGNGRKLNDKTESAIERLVLGTEDTPRPEGRGIGRITKLADGVDRYVAHAVSSMGGVRLDGMRVALDNAHGASSFTSALALEQLGADVQVFHSEPDGFNINEECGCTHSEEIERIVRQCQAEAGIAHDGDADRGALCDELAIALDGDELMAIAAESMLRKGTLKHNTLAVTVMSNYGLDDLVSRLGGRVIRTGVGDRYVLEEMHARGLNFGGEQSGHIIFGDWATTGDGLISGLQVLRIMKETGEPLSELRKCLKKFPQCARNLRVRAKPPVDQLVEAQKIIKETEKKLGDYGRVLLRYSGTESLIRLLVEGRDVEYLEAQADKIASAVLAQIG
- a CDS encoding NYN domain-containing protein, which gives rise to MAAHPDRTHTIAVFCDFENLAIGVKDAQYDKFDMSKVLDRLLLKGSTVVKKAYCDWDRYKSFKAAMHEASFELIEIPHVRQSGKNSADIRMVVDALDLCYTKPHVDTFAIVSGDSDFSPLVSKLRENNKTVIGVGVKQSTSSLFIDNCDEFIFYDDLVREEEKTRKRLARAKQASSSAKPQHHSPEKKAGGDPEKAIQIVVETVEAMLGRSGSDTVWAGPVKQAIRRLQPQFDERFYGFSTFSALLEAVAERGLMKLEKNENGYKIKAVAAEE
- a CDS encoding bifunctional folylpolyglutamate synthase/dihydrofolate synthase; translated protein: MTDPTAQSEIDWLYSTQLFGIKLGLENVQRLLRELGLPKAGQKFIHVAGTNGKGSTCAFMHSILKAAGINAGLFTSPHLIHFGERIRDAERMITPTEIAAGVNRLREQVAGWDPHPTFFELTLALALEWFAQQDCPWVVLETGLGGRLDATNAITPEVSVITPIGWDHMDMLGDTLGKIAAEKAGIIKPGVPVVTMVQEPEAMEVIKRTAAERRAALTVIDEPWAGETGLAGPHQRWNAAMAVAALRAEGFDLDEAVIARGLRKVQWPARFQKVGGCIIDGAHNHDSARVLVQTWQEQFPEERAEIIFGAVAGKDTAAVMRELAPIAGSWRFTGFESPRALPPEKLGEIWDGLRMGEHPVTKHAGIADALRGMKPGARVLIAGSLYLAGEALALLEDKAAAFEKSAQ
- a CDS encoding phosphatase PAP2 family protein; the encoded protein is MSSWDLSLLHQINSAWSHPALDWLMPALSAIEAWLPLIIVAALLTAWRGGRRARTMLLCAGIAIGLGDGVISNTLKKTIGRVRPRDARSDVIIRDLGHGSPAFMRLFQPPVVKPSEPNGATRGKSFPSSHTVNLFAVATVIASFYRRAGIITYLLAAAVAYSRIYCGAHWPSDIPPSMALGILVGILVVFVARQTIRAA
- a CDS encoding M48 family metalloprotease, with product MALLTTVVLHLALIPWRRSAGCHWTERARLLWPARRVSVALVFASSLSGGFLGGVDCVSGLVNSYSVVGLVCGFLAGTFFFTRAIEPRYRFLTWLNETFWTALVQFGIYGILLGLMWSMPNVVGPAEWLRFAVGLVGVLVIATGVWLPLLKLFPHKRKPEEDRLEAIVKEVAAQTGLTPRWTFFSKSPKAFAGALVHLRSLVLTSRLMEILNDEELRAVLHHEVAHLREGFGVKLSRLLPIVGISALAFMNPVEHVYGLNGIVLLFLCPVLCARLARAIARRMEHRADDAAIQGADPVQYARALEKLYEANQMPAVMRSNSMVHPHLYDRMLAAGVTPDYARPERPGIMAWPGWVVLLAPVALMVLMLTQILTKAPHSSKARAEPRLENHR
- a CDS encoding ArnT family glycosyltransferase, producing the protein MAETPASDSPTWTQRFWWLLAAVFVARVGVMLLFVNGADLAGDEAYYWDWGRRPDWCYYSKPPMIGWMMGVIGWLTGNEEWGIRFSALLLGTVTLVIIHRMALLLTDARTAFLTAVLVLLTIANAGLNLLLTIDAPLLLCWTLGLLLFWLAAQKPSCNIRWLALTLVIGLGTLSKQMMLVFPALMIFFGIVSREDRALLRNPRMWLAILLGMSSIIPVLRWNQSHGWITLEHTKHHFDAAKLDFLGWLSRTLENVGLQALIYTPVTFAAMVAAMIAVVKLRKDLSRQLTYIALAAVPGLACFALLALRQRINPNWPAVFFVPAFILAAVWLRGVSPFKAHPGWERWSLRVGGTLVLIVHLALVIIFSTDLKGIDKLASLRGWNEAGIEAQKFLDQVPDKKNTFVMALSHRYNAAEMAFYMPSHPRVYRWEPSGTVQSQYEIWPGPEERIGSDALILEPGPNPALLQSTEFTEAFEKLEKRGSIRIPLGRRVMEFTVYLGHNLRAWKPVRPQ